In Danaus plexippus chromosome 14, MEX_DaPlex, whole genome shotgun sequence, a single genomic region encodes these proteins:
- the LOC116769639 gene encoding PRADC1-like protein, with translation MFSSNTANCVKSQHFYLFLLLTLFTVEVTPGANDLHFYDGSSNADIIAGDVFFEILDPPELSYTYRIRPAKDFGAPFNSSVSFEKARLVPTIPLHSCSDLINQDDIIGNIALSERGECSFVFKTFKAQESGARAMIITESIDRWDEALDHLIEMVDDKMDLDVHIPAGFLLGRSGAAVLRTLRKLHKPHAIVNLPINMTHIPISRMNQPPWIPW, from the exons ATGTTTTCTTCAAACACAGCTAACTGTGTCAAAAGTcagcatttttatttgtttcttctGCTTACATTATTTACAGTAGAAGTGACACCAGGAG CGAATGATTTGCACTTCTACGACGGTTCCTCAAACGCAGATATAATAGCCGGTGATGTGTTCTTTGAGATTCTGGATCCGCCAGAATTAAGCTATACGTATCGCATCAGACCGGCTAAGGACTTCGGTGCCCCCTTT AATAGCAGTGTCAGTTTTGAGAAGGCCCGCCTCGTCCCCACTATTCCTCTTCACAGTTGTTCAGATTTAATCAACCAAGATGACATCATTGGAAACATAGCACTGTCAGAGAGAGG GGAATGTTCGTTTGtgttcaaaacatttaaagctCAAGAGTCGGGGGCTAGAGCGATGATCATAACTGAATCCATTGACAGGTGGGATGAAGCCTTGGATCACCTCATAGAGATGGTTGATGATAA AATGGATTTGGACGTTCACATCCCAGCTGGGTTCCTCCTCGGTAGAAGCGGGGCAGCCGTGCTGAGGACTTTGAGGAAGCTGCACAAACCTCATGCCATCGTCAACCTTCCCATCAACATGACACACATACCAATCAGTAGAATGAACCAACCTCCCTGGATACCCTGGTAG